In the Mytilus galloprovincialis chromosome 10, xbMytGall1.hap1.1, whole genome shotgun sequence genome, one interval contains:
- the LOC143047864 gene encoding uncharacterized protein LOC143047864 isoform X2 gives MNGGEPATLAWQFENFTKAGTCKSVLSTFHDLCDAAGLKHDTHTNFYRRLKSKINFWKAQNIWVKLDKHASRKEYRRGEACANTNVLVIGAGPCGLRTAIELVLLGARVVVVEKRDSFSRNNVLHLWPFLITDLKNLGAKKFFGKFCAGAIDHISIRQLQCILMKVALLLGVEIHVNTSFDGLIEPPSDQSHKTGWRAKITPEDSPVAEFEFDVLIGADGKRNTLQGFKRKEFRGKLAIAITANFINRNSQQEARVEEISGVAFIFNQKFFKDLNEKTGIDLENIVYYKDDTHYFVMTAKKSSLLDKGVLLQDHPDTATLLSQQNVCKDKLLNYAKEAADFSTNHLLPHLDYAINNYGQPDVAMFDFTSMFAAVNACRAVKRNGHTLLSCLVGDSLLEPFWPTGSGCARGFLGGFDSAWMVKNWASGKMTPLQVIAERESIYQVLSQTTPENLNKNYSEYGLDPNTRYSNMNFRTVLPQQVRHLYDTGDGTYSDEIIEVPAKRPRNDEYIDSYSLLRWSQRVLNNSSYRNVHIIDLTASWRSGLALCALIHYFKPDLIDFQSLLSNEPIQNNQLAFSVAESSLGIKPMMTPQEMVNCSLPDKLTMVSYLSQFYHKFKKERLANAESASTVLLRDEPQKSHKSPLSRLSILQKLRNSAKFHRSKKRKDKDEDKVIESSLSKRKHKSPEHFEKTEVELTKFNKLPMEEIANKLDMNQKFKDISNQNKIDIEGNVKVSAMAEILASKFQSQAEQAVNQTPVKKLKTPGVLLAATPVSETCFFCKKRVYLMERMSAEGLFFHRGCLKCDYCDVGLRLNNYSADKLPSGEVKFFCFRHSRLEMRFSKFKRKRGYNEEEEQIKENIPKVVIDAGPSPKPERRTSPKKIPTPLTPPLSPPDDEPKPKKTPERIEFENSIDGLQEESEEELTEHNLRASMSSDALLLDMDDDLSDSDLDDLIDYEMAHTLSQWPSDDEELNEVLNETVGHSKDLTLEEALQVVETLKRKSHENLLDALKLESQIQYEKMNKPPEEEEESEADSDTDEQDDSTSETEKETDPSKESEPSQHNGKLSLVINQEKSPSAMKSARANFFNTPPEPVRLDPFKMFPDMGNKTKELKEVKKSTSSEEEEFIEEEIIEIEEWEQIADEAEKKIKNINGELSGEDREENVDADQEENIDEDQEENGDENLEENVDEEQEENVDENKQDTGDEFEEVFESDNENMSDGENDRTAVQNELEKLLADFDHKSSVSSSEHIIKTDSSSVCDEELVMSDDNRYVMSEDNHADIECEEEDHVSRNNSKRTSSNGSSKNTTQAVLESVRNMGSSDENKDFAGIDDRFVTCSRGRGRNQTPGKKQYRNSVGSDSSFTISTPSNSAHSSLTSLSEDNRKYGGDDEREDDTPDNDLDDDIFRQYQVTISQKLDDDDEEEYSEEVTPCVLDNLDDTLNAEKEIEMDNEPKDVDKSIYETPNASVTSDTFVSAGNSINMNNNYEKSPTLESNESESCEKCISDGSVLSSDKNSETINHVTSQKRVISPQISSDGSEISTEQNVVSNQKKLIAPLINSDGSVWRPLPKLPDHLNTQQKKEKVYDNASPRKSSTSPKISKSKKLLQRQKKLPLDSEEQSNNVKSSERKLITIDKSLEDFKIPSAVTEHTKSVGVFYNDVEYSGSESKEKNLSVNEGRKLPDISNLKSRITPPGFQSEFMRKRLGSPTSLGSKTPSSPEPSKSVSTSTNSPRVLSDTPDIIKDVNIKKTKISVDKTKLTAFNSIEDSSSQNEEGAKRKIGVDVSLKNISPPVVSVEQKNIDDIPFADDSEDDFLEEKDTFYTPKTSVKTKPDKKIELQNKDVRKRILPVPPTLSTPNADHIRDLKKEEISKARENARIKARLKSDEELGLSDINYTPISAKKIQRKLRKELSTGTSNTPSTSDMVTDSEENKKVGISHSTPINSVFKTPKSKDKKKKKKESLDIVESGLSKESDTETPLKSTKKKKSLLQILKPNKSPEHKELKEKNRSSSTDTLEEKSAKKKKKTPKSEKKKKRQKSTDIVEMKDLPSVFSEKVKLRQNGSQKRPSLLQRRSMPPRADFDEFSDSDESHLSADASLNRRSKRNLTEDELNIKIARRVQSAARKQLKQKEQKRLRIAQEIQRQLEEVDVKQKELEERGVVVEKALRGEGEDAGRDEAGLMQEWFNLVYEKNALVRYESELMVNAQYMELEDRHGRLEQELRERMAINSILKLQVQDCPLSEMFRKCAVYDEQKTPEQAAEEKRILDELLEVVEEKNNLVKMIEEDRVREREEDRDLMVMMRAKGFDLDPIDHTRHLKNSCGFPLSC, from the exons ATGAATGGAGGTGAGCCTGCCACGTTGGCTTGGCAGTTTGAAAACTTTACCAAGGCAGGCACGTGTAAATCTGTATTATCTACATTCCATGACCTCTGTGATGCAGCAGGACTTAAACATGACACGCACACCAACTTTTATCGTAGACTGAAATCTAAGATCAACTTCTGGAAGGCTCAGAATATCTGGGTTAAACTCGACAAACATGCTTCCAGGAAGGAATACCGTAGAGGAGAGGCCTGTGCTAATACAAAT GTGTTGGTAATAGGTGCTGGACCATGCGGACTGAGGACTGCTATAGAATTAGTATTACTTGGAGCTAGAGTAGTAGTGGTAGAAAAACGAGACAGTTTCTCACGAAACAATGTACTCCATCTCTGGCCATTCCTTATCACTGATCTCAAAAATCTTGGGGCCAAAAagttttttggaaaattttgtgcTGGTGCCATAGACCATATca GCATCAGACAGTTACAATGTATACTGATGAAGGTTGCCCTCCTCCTTGGAGTAGAGATTCATGTCAACACATCATTTGATGGCTTGATAGAGCCACCCTCAGATCAATCTCATA aaacaggatggagggctaaaataacaccaGAAGATAGTCCTGTTGCTGAGTTTGAATTTGATGTGTTAATTGGAGCTGATGGGAAAAGAAATACATTGCAGG gGTTCAAGAGGAAAGAATTTCGAGGGAAACTTGCCATAGCCATCACAGCCAATTTTATTAACCGTAATTCACAACAAGAGGCCCGTGTAGAGGAAATCAGTGGTGTAGCATTTATATTTAACCAAAAATTCTTCAAAGATCTAAATGAAAAGACCGGGATTGATCTggaaaatattgtttattataaaGATGACACTCATTATTTTGTTATGACTGCTAAAAAATCAAGTCTATTGGATAAAGGAGTTCTTTTGCAG GATCACCCAGACACAGCCACACTGTTATCACAACAAAACGTATGTAAAGATAAATTACTGAACTATGCCAAAGAGGCTGCCGATTTCTCCACCAATCATCTTCTTCCTCATTTAGACTATGCCATCAACAATTACGGACAACCAGATGTTGCCATGTTTGACTTCACATCCATGTTTGCTGCTGTTAATGCCTGCAGGGCTGTTAAAAGAAATGGTCATACATTACTCAGTTGTCTTGTGGGTGATAGCTTGTTAGAG CCTTTCTGGCCTACAGGATCAGGTTGTGCCCGAGGTTTTCTGGGAGGATTTGATTCAGCGTGGATGGTAAAGAATTGGGCCTCTGGGAAGATGACACCATTACAAGTCATCGCAGAGAGAGAAAGTATTTACCAAGTGTTATCTCAGACTACTCCagaaaatctaaataaaaattaCAGTGAATATGGCTTAGATCCCAATACAAG ATATTCCAATATGAACTTTAGGACAGTGTTACCACAACAAGTAAGGCATTTATATGATACAGGAGATGGTACTTACAGTGATGAAATCATAGAGGTGCCTGCTAAACGACCAAGAAATG atgAGTATATTGACAGTTATTCATTATTACGGTGGAGTCAGAGAGTATTGAACAACAGTTCCTACAGAAATGTACACATCATAGATCTGACAGCATCCTGGAGAAGTGGACTGGCTCTTTGTGCTCTTATACATTACTTTAAACCTGATCTCAT AGATTTCCAATCATTATTATCTAATGAACCAATCCAGAATAACCAGTTAGCATTCAGTGTGGCCGAATCCTCACTGGGTATAAAGCCTATGATGACACCCCAGGAGATGGTCAACTGTTCCCTTCCTGACAAACTAACCATGGTCTCTTATCTGTCTCAGTTCTATCATAAATTCAAGAAAGAAAGACTTGCAAATG cTGAATCTGCCAGTACTGTCTTGTTGAGAGATGAGCCACAGAAATCCCACAAGTCTCCTCTAAGTCGACTGTCTATACTTCAAAAACTTAGAAATAGTGCAAAGTTTCACAGATCAAAAAAG AGAAAAGATAAAGATGAAGACAAAGTCATTGAATCTTCACTGTCCAAACGAAAACATAAATCTCCTGAG CATTTTGAGAAGACTGAAGTAGAGTTAACCAAATTTAACAAACTGCCAATGGAGGAGATCGCTAATAAACTTGACATGAATCAGAAGTTCAAGGACATCAGTAAtcaaaataagattgacattgaAGGCAATGTCAAGGTCAGTGCCATGGCAGAAATATTGGCATCCAAATTCCAGAGTCAAGCAGAACAAGCAGTAAACCAAACACCTGTCAAGAAACTG AAGACTCCTGGCGTATTACTAGCAGCAACACCAGTAAGTGAAACCTGTTTCTTCTGTAAGAAACGTGTCTACCTAATGGAGAGGATGAGTGCCGAGGGTCTGTTCTTCCATCGAGGATGTCTCAAGTGTGATTACTGTGACGTTGGTTTACGGTTGAATAATTATAGTGCTGATAAACTGCCAAGTGGGGAAG tgAAGTTTTTCTGCTTCCGGCATTCCAGGTTAGAAATGagattttctaaatttaaaagaaaaagaggaTACAATGAAGAAGAGGAGCAGATCAAG GAAAATATTCCAAAGGTTGTCATTGATGCTGGTCCGTCACCAAAACCTGAGAGGAGAACATCTCCAAAGAAAATTCCAA cgCCATTAACCCCTCCGTTATCCCCACCTGATGATGAGCCAAAACCAAAGAAGACACCAGAGCGTATAGAGTTTGAGAACAGTATAGATGGTCTACAAGAGGAGTCTGAGGAGGAGCTTACAGAACACAATCTGAGGGCTTCCATGTCGTCTGATGCCTTACTACTGGACATGGATGATGACCTCAGTGACTCAGATTTAGA TGATTTAATAGATTATGAGATGGCTCACACGCTGAGTCAATG GCCAAGCGATGATGAAGAATTGAATGAGGTCCTCAATGAGACTGTGGGACACAGCAAAGATCTGACTTTAGAGGAAGCTTTGCAAGTAGTGGAAACATTGAAAAGAAAGTCGCATGAGAATCTACTGGATGCTCTGAAACTTGAAAGTCAGATACAGTATGAAAAGATGAACAAACCACCAGAGGAGGAAGAAGAGTCAGAGGCTG ACTCAGATACAGATGAACAGGATGATTCTACGAGTGAAACTGAAAAAGAAACGGACCCCAGTAAGGAGAGTGAACCTAGTCAACACAATGGTAAATTATCTCTGGTTATCAATCAGGAGAAAAGTCCATCAGCAATGAAATCAGCCAGAGCAAACTTCTTTAATACCCCACCAGAACCAGTCCGATTAGACCCATTTAAAATGTTCCCTGACATGGGAAATAAAACGAAAGAATTGAAAGAAGTGAAGAAATCCACATCATCAGAAGAGGAAGAATTCATAGAAGAAGAAATAATAGAAATTGAAGAATGGGAACAAATTGCTGATGAAGcagaaaagaaaatcaaaaacattAATGGAGAACTGAGTGGAGAAGATCGAGAAGAAAATGTGGATGCTGATCAAGAAGAAAATATTGATGAAGATCAAGAAGAAAATGGGGATGAAAATCTAGAAGAAAATGTGGACGAGGAGCAGGAAGAAAATGTAGATGAAAATAAGCAAGATACTGGTGACGAGTTTGAAGAAGTGTTTGAAAGTGACAATGAGAATATGTCTGATGGTGAAAATGATAGAACTGCAGTTCAGAATGAATTGGAGAAATTATTGGCAGATTTTGATCATAAATCATCTGTCAGTAGTAGTGAACATATTATAAAAACCGACAGTTCGTCAGTTTGTGATGAAGAGTTAGTGATGTCTGACGATAATAGATATGTGATGTCAGAGGATAATCATGCCGATATTGAATGTGAAGAAGAGGATCATGTCTCCAGAAATAATTCAAAAAGGACAAGCAGCAATGGTAGTTCTAAAAATACAACGCAGGCTGTCTTAGAGAGTGTAAGAAATATGGGAAGTTCTGACGAAAATAAAGACTTCGCAGGTATTGACGATAGATTTGTGACATGTTCAAGAGGCAGGGGTAGAAATCAAACCCCTGGTAAGAAACAGTATAGGAACTCAGTCGGATCTGATTCAAGCTTTACAATCTCAACTCCAAGTAATTCTGCTCATTCCTCATTAACTTCTCTTTCTGAAGACAATAGAAAATATGGCGGAGATGATGAGCGGGAGGATGATACCCCAGATAATGATTTGGACGATGATATTTTCCGTCAGTATCAAGTGACAATAAGTCAGAAACTTGATGATGACGATGAAGAAGAATACTCAGAGGAAGTGACTCCTTGTGTACTTGATAATTTGGATGATACATTAAATGCTGAAAAGGAAATTGAAATGGATAATGAGCCGAAAGATGTTGATAAAAGTATTTATGAAACCCCAAATGCAAGTGTTACTAGTGATACGTTTGTGTCTGCTGGGAACtcaataaatatgaataataattaTGAAAAGTCTCCGACTTTGGAATCTAACGAATCagaaagttgtgaaaaatgtatCAGTGATGGTAGTGTACTCAGTTCTGATAAAAATAGTGAAACTATAAACCATGTGACTTCTCAGAAAAGAGTAATCTCCCCTCAGATCAGTAGTGATGGTAGTGAAATAAGCACTGAACAAAATGTTGTGAGTAATCAGAAAAAATTAATAGCCCCATTGATTAATAGTGATGGTTCTGTCTGGAGACCTTTACCCAAATTACCAGATCATTTAAATACACAACAGAAAAAGGAAAAAGTTTACGATAATGCAAGTCCCCGTAAAAGTTCCACTTCTCCAAAAATTTCAAAGAGTAAGAAATTACTACAAAGACAAAAGAAACTTCCATTAGACTCAGAAGAACAATCAAATAATGTAAAAAGTTCTGAAAGAAAATTGATTACAATCGATAAAAGTTTAGAGGATTTTAAAATTCCTTCTGCTGTGACCGAACATACGAAATCAGTTGGTGTTTTTTACAATGATGTTGAATATTCAGGTAGTGAAAGTAAGGAGAAAAATTTGTCTGTTAATGAAGGAAGAAAGCTGCCAGATATTAGCAATCTGAAGAGTAGAATTACTCCCCCTGGGTTCCAAAGTGAGTTCATGAGGAAACGTCTTGGATCTCCAACTTCGTTAGGATCAAAGACGCCATCTAGTCCAGAACCTTCAAAATCTGTTTCAACCAGTACTAATAGCCCTCGTGTTCTTTCAGATACCCCTGATAttataaaagatgtaaatataaagaaaacaaaaatctcaGTCGACAAAACAAAATTAACGGCATTTAATAGTATTGAAGATAGTTCAAGTCAGAATGAAGAAGGTGCAAAGAGAAAAATAGGTGTTGATGTTAGTCTTAAAAATATAAGTCCCCCCGTCGTGTCAGtggaacaaaaaaatattgacgatATTCCATTTGCAGATGATAGTGAAGACGACTTTTTAGAGGAAAAAGATACATTTTATACTCCGAAAACATCTGTAAAAACAAAACCTGATAAAAAGATTGAATTACAAAATAAGGATGTCCGTAAACGTATCTTGCCTGTTCCACCAACACTGAGTACACCCAATGCTGATCATATCAGGGATCTTAAAAAGGAAGAAATTAGTAAAGCTAGAGAAAATGCTAGAATTAAAGCAAGGTTGAAAAGCGATGAGGAATTAGGATTATCAGACATAAATTATACCCCTATATCTGCTAAGAAAATTCAACGAAAGTTGCGCAAAGAATTAAGTACTGGGACTTCAAATACACCCAGTACAAGTGACATGGTTACAGATAGTGAGGAAAACAAAAAAGTTGGGATCTCACATTCTACACCTATTAATTCTGTGTTTAAAACACCGAAATCAAAagacaagaaaaagaaaaagaaagaatcTTTAGATATTGTAGAAAGTGGACTATCAAAAGAATCTGATACGGAAACTCCTTTAAAATCTACAAAGAAAAAGAAATCCTTATTACAAATTCTCAAACCAAATAAATCTCCTGAACACAAAGAATTGAAGGAAAAAAATCGTTCATCTTCTACGGATACACTGGAAGAAAAATCagcaaagaaaaagaaaaagactccAAAATCtgagaagaagaaaaaacgaCAAAAGTCTACAGATATTGTAGAAATGAAAGATTTACCATCTGTGTTTTCTGAAAAAGTTAAACTTCGACAGAATGGGTCGCAGAAACGTCCATCTTTATTGCAGAGAAGATCTATGCCTCCCAGAGCTGATT TTGATGAGTTCTCAGATTCGGACGAAAGTCATTTGTCAGCAGATGCCTCACTGAATAGAAGATCTAAG AGAAATTTAACAGAGGATGAACTGAATATAAAAATTGCTCGCCGTGTTCAATCAGCAGCCCGTAAACAGTTGAAGCAGAAAGAACAGAAGAGATTGAGGATAGCCCAGGAGATACAAAGACAACTAGAAGAGGTGGATGTAAAACAAAAGGAGTTAGAGGAGAGGGGAGTTGTTGTAGAGAAAGCTCTTAGAGGAGAAGGAGAAG ATGCAGGGCGAGATGAGGCAGGATTGATGCAGGAATGGTTTAATCTGGTATATGAGAAGAATGCTTTAGTCAGATATGAATCAGAACTTATGGTCAA TGCCCAATATATGGAGCTAGAAGACAGACATGGCCGATTAGAACAAGAACTAAGGGAAAGAATGGCTATCAACA GTATTTTAAAATTACAAGTTCAAGATTGTCCGTTGTCAGAAATGTTTAGAAAATGTGCCGTATATG